In Zingiber officinale cultivar Zhangliang chromosome 1A, Zo_v1.1, whole genome shotgun sequence, a genomic segment contains:
- the LOC122038241 gene encoding FRIGIDA-like protein 4a: MAAQALASDRINEHLSDLEAQRALLDNCIFLWKSLSNHWNALHLTVAERSQAFDADLQSLDSRTQRALDSISERESSLCDREFVAAATIRERRDAVLAEIEQPDARGPPAAKSDLRGLLRWYARRMDSAGLWRFVASRRKALCLLWREITDAIDESVDPSRLVIDAVEDFLIHPIEDGKDRNWALGMLLHSLLGSDGTKCPDVAESIRERAVAVAESWKEKFGLKTEEGEREEPMGGSEAQIFLQMVATFGLRSRFEEDFLLKLITEHASRKEMAKLATAMGFREQLSVVIDKLIKTEKEIEAIYFVHQSGLIDRFPPESLLKMHLESSKKKSNSILKDGNNSPAALQESSNLEITALRSIMKCVEICNLESKFNTTEIKRRLAVLEKAKANSKKPAVSKKSHGKRPISIGATAPFHRAKAARTSNTPHASFSRNPLASRIPPAHHS, encoded by the exons ATGGCAGCCCAAGCCCTCGCCAGCGATCGAATCAACGAGCACCTCAGCGACCTAGAAGCGCAGAGAGCTCTCCTTGACAACTGTATCTTCCTATGGAAGTCCCTCTCCAACCACTGGAACGCCCTCCACCTAACAGTCGCCGAACGATCCCAAGCCTTCGACGCCGATCTCCAATCTCTCGACTCGAGAACCCAACGGGCCCTCGATTCCATCTCCGAGCGCGAATCTTCTCTCTGCGACCGTGAGTTCGTCGCCGCTGCCACCATTCGGGAACGCCGTGATGCCGTCCTGGCTGAGATCGAGCAGCCCGACGCCCGCGGCCCTCCCGCCGCGAAATCCGATCTCCGCGGTCTTCTCCGTTGGTACGCGCGACGCATGGACTCAGCTGGGCTGTGGCGCTTTGTCGCATCGCGCCGCAAGGCCCTCTGCTTGCTCTGGAGGGAGATAACCGACGCCATAGATGAGTCGGTCGACCCCTCGCGGCTGGTAATCGACGCAGTGGAGGACTTCCTGATCCACCCTATCGAGGATGGCAAAGATCGGAACTGGGCTCTAGGGATGCTGCTTCATTCGCTGCTCGGTTCAGATGGGACAAAGTGTCCAGATGTAGCAGAAAGTATCAGGGAGAGGGCAGTTGCTGTGGCTGAGTCGTGGAAGGAAAAGTTTGGCCTGAAGACTGAGGAAGGAGAAAGGGAAGAACCAATGGGTGGTTCGGAGGCACAAATATTCCTTCAGATGGTGGCAACCTTTGGGCTGAGGTCACGTTTTGAGGAGGATTTCTTGTTGAAGTTGATTACGGAACATGCTTCCAGAAAAGAAATGGCTAAGCTTGCTACTGCAATGGGATTTAGAGAGCAATTGTCAG TTGTCATTGACAAGTTGATAAAGactgaaaaggagattgaagCTATTTACTTTGTCCATCAGTCTGGTTTAATCGATCGTTTTCCCCCTGAGTCCCTTCTCAAAATGCATCTCGAATCCTCCAAGAAAAAATCCAATTCCATATTAAAGGATGGCAATAATTCACCTGCTGCATTG CAAGAGTCGAGCAATCTGGAGATAACTGCTTTAAGATCCATAATGAAGTGTGTGGAGATTTGCAACCTTGAATCCAAGTTCAACACCACTGAGATAAAAAGGCGTCTTGCAGTATTGGAGAAAGCCAAGGCCAATAGCAAGAAGCCTGCAGTTTCAAAGAAATCTCATGGCAAGCGACCTATATCGATAGGTGCGACTGCTCCATTTCATCGTGCCAAAGCAGCCAGGACATCAAATACGCCTCATGCTTCTTTCAGTCGGAATCCACTCGCCTCTCGTATCCCACCAGCTCATCATTCCTGA
- the LOC122006107 gene encoding transcription repressor OFP11-like, with product MGRNKSTSCVPKPSKQSISKLLIHLWFTSRRRLVGGPSSAGRQVTATGEATAAVNLSHVDRYLLENFPSLFGGRSHADGHEDKHNGGRDYDDICWSYYISRPDEVSPRLTLPSPRAMQASDRFFVPATARASSSLAEEAGLQAGAAECGGEAVVRISSKPYEDFRRSMEEMVEAQGPGRRPDWEFMQRLLFSYLELNEQSLHGEIVRAFTDLTSSIRCATRTGRRT from the coding sequence ATGGGGAGAAACAAATCCACGAGTTGCGTCCCCAAACCAAGCAAGCAGTCCATCAGCAAGCTTCTTATCCATTTATGGTTCACGTCGCGCCGCAGACTCGTCGGCGGCCCCTCCTCCGCAGGCCGACAGGTCACCGCTACCGGAGAAGCAACTGCTGCCGTAAACCTCTCCCACGTCGACCGTTACCTCCTCGAGAACTTCCCATCTCTTTTCGGCGGCCGCAGCCACGCCGACGGACATGAAGACAAGCACAACGGCGGCCGCGACTATGACGACATCTGTTGGAGCTACTACATCTCGCGGCCGGACGAGGTGTCTCCGCGGCTGACGCTTCCCTCGCCGCGCGCGATGCAGGCGTCGGATCGGTTTTTTGTGCCTGCGACTGCGAGGGCCTCGAGCTCGCTGGCGGAGGAAGCGGGGCTGCAGGCGGGGGCGGCGGAGTGCGGCGGGGAGGCGGTGGTGAGGATTTCTAGCAAGCCGTACGAGGACTTCCGGCGGTCGATGGAGGAGATGGTGGAGGCGCAGGGGCCGGGGCGGCGGCCGGACTGGGAGTTCATGCAGCGGCTGCTCTTCTCGTATTTGGAGCTCAACGAACAGAGCCTCCACGGGGAAATAGTCAGGGCGTTCACCGACCTGACGTCCAGCATCCGATGCGCGACGAGAACTGGCCGCCGGACTTGA
- the LOC122038240 gene encoding cyanidin 3-O-rutinoside 5-O-glucosyltransferase-like — MDSGLTHFVFVTFPSQGHINPVVHLARRLAGSAGVLSTFALSISSYNRMFTNGDVANDGLVAYAPISDGYDDGIMEESQFNHFMSQLKSVGSRSLSALLDSLAAAGRPATCVVYTIFVPWAADVARRHGIDSALYWIQPATLFSIYYHYFHSYDAVIAANLHDLSYAVNFPGVPPVRIRDLPSFITTIVPDDDFYSIFTVLKELFESLDSETTATMKPKVLMNSFDDLEPDAIASVVEHFRLFTVGPVVPSWSFTGEAEEDKEAAAVRHIRWLDAQEAGSVVYVSFGSYMKLRQRELEELLNGLRESNRPFLWVVRENNRGELDCQMEEEEAGKGKGMVVEWCDQVKVLAHRAVGCFVTHCGWNSVTEGLVCGVPTVGAPRWSDQKTVATLAEVAWGTGVRAEVDEEGAVTTAELRRCLEVVMGGGEAGERMRRKAAEWSGRARDAVGDGGSSDRNLRTFVEAIRKGKLRD, encoded by the coding sequence ATGGATAGCGGCCTTACGCACTTCGTGTTTGTCACCTTCCCCTCCCAAGGCCATATCAATCCCGTCGTCCACCTCGCTCGCCGCCTCGCCGGCAGCGCCGGCGTCCTCTCCACCTTCGCGCTCTCCATCTCCAGTTACAACCGCATGTTCACCAATGGAGACGTAGCTAACGATGGCCTCGTCGCCTACGCTCCCATCTCCGACGGCTACGACGATGGCATCATGGAGGAGTCGCAGTTCAACCACTTCATGTCTCAACTCAAGAGCGTCGGCTCGAGAAGCCTTTCTGCCCTGCTGGACAGCCTCGCCGCCGCCGGGCGTCCCGCCACCTGCGTCGTGTACACCATCTTCGTGCCGTGGGCGGCCGACGTGGCGCGCCGGCACGGCATCGACTCTGCCCTCTACTGGATTCAGCCGGCCACCCTCTTCTCCATTTACTACCACTACTTCCACAGTTACGACGCCGTCATCGCCGCCAATCTCCATGACCTTTCCTACGCGGTGAACTTTCCCGGCGTGCCGCCGGTCCGGATTCGAGACCTTCCTTCTTTCATCACCACCATCGTTCCTGACGATGACTTCTACTCGATTTTCACCGTGCTGAAAGAATTATTCGAGTCTCTCGACAGTGAGACCACGGCGACAATGAAACCAAAGGTGTTGATGAACTCCTTCGACGATTTGGAGCCCGACGCAATCGCGTCGGTCGTCGAGCACTTTCGCCTCTTCACCGTCGGGCCGGTTGTGCCGTCGTGGTCGTTTACGGGTGAAGCAGAGGAGGATAAGGAGGCGGCGGCAGTGCGGCACATAAGGTGGCTGGACGCTCAGGAGGCGGGGTCGGTGGTCTACGTGTCATTCGGGAGCTACATGAAGTTGAGGCAGCGGGAGTTAGAGGAACTGCTGAATGGGTTGAGGGAGAGCAACCGGCCGTTCTTGTGGGTGGTAAGGGAGAACAACCGCGGGGAATTGGACTGCcagatggaagaggaagaagcagGAAAGGGGAAAGGGATGGTGGTGGAGTGGTGCGATCAGGTGAAGGTGTTGGCACACCGCGCGGTGGGGTGCTTCGTAACTCACTGCGGATGGAACTCAGTGACGGAGGGTCTGGTGTGCGGCGTACCGACGGTGGGCGCTCCACGGTGGTCGGACCAGAAGACGGTGGCAACGCTGGCGGAGGTGGCGTGGGGGACGGGGGTGAGGGCGGAGGTGGACGAAGAAGGGGCGGTGACGACGGCGGAGCTGAGGAGGTGCTTGGAGGTGGTGATGGGAGGAGGGGAGGCGGGGGAGAGGATGAGGAGGAAGGCGGCGGAGTGGAGTGGGAGGGCGAGGGACGCCGTGGGTGATGGAGGATCGTCCGATCGAAATCTAAGGACTTTCGTGGAAGCAATTAGAAAGGGAAAACTAAGGGATTAG
- the LOC122038238 gene encoding receptor kinase-like protein Xa21, with protein sequence MASRVKCLTSPSSLWSCPILFLLLLFSFAYLSVSHFVSASSKVAIDQHALISFKSLLSDPSEALASWDNTSIHFCHWRGVTCHNLGGKPRVTALELENLTLAGPISASIANLTFLEKLHLRENQLKGPIPQELGLLSHLQSLDLSINSLEDMIPLSLFQNCSNLQNFNLSGNSLHGTIPGNLSSCLNLQIIRLDTNMFEGEIPSDVYSLSKLQELNVWNNSLTGRIPPEIGNLSSLTILSLSVNKFRGPIPSEIGNLSSLVELYLSGNQLSGNIPSSIGNLCNLTILNLLSNNLTGTIPLEIGNLVNMQVLMLAGNHLSGIIPKNLGRLQNLDELILSGNQLEATSIAEWSFIDALSNCTHLRFLEADINNLGGMFPKSIGNLSKNLVVLSFYQNQITGSLPVEIGNLNLSAIIMWSNSLSGHIPKELGRMNRLEKINLSSNFLTGEIPTEIGNLSKLFNIVLDTNKLHGPIPLSLGNCPLTILSLAANNLSGSIPKEILYIPSLSIIFNVSNNFLTGTLPLEIGNLRNIKTIDVSNNRLSGGLPSTILGCQLLQYLYMQNNLFQGSIPPSFSELNGLQVLDISCNKLTGRIPLFNTMSFLNLSNNYFEGEVPVSGVFQNFTAFSVSGNSQLCGGLPELSLPSCTPRRKRVTKMLIVVISASGVFFCIMLLICLFAICRPHQKSRGYSEINSHIMKQYRMVTFVELFRATEGFSPANLIGKGSFGSVYKGKLNWEDHEEIAVKVLNLQQKGALKSFMSECEALRNIKHRNLIKILTSCSSIDFQENDFKALVFEFLPNGSLENWIYPKANEGTLQRLSLSQRLNIAIDVASALTYLHHHGETPMIHCDLKPSNVLLDHNMVAHVSDFGLSEFLVKTTSSSSMRQTNSTTLKGTIGYVAPEYGMTTKVSAKGDVYSFGILLLEMFTGKGPTSDAFKEGMNLHKFVEMALPTRITEILDPYLLMEIEEAGGADVSPNESKLRMLECSTPVLRVGILCSKESPKARMHMEDAMNELISIKDAFLRLTV encoded by the exons ATGGCAAGTAGAGTGAAATGCTTAACCTCTCCATCTTCTCTATGGTCATGCCCCATCCTTTTTCtcctcttgctcttttcttttgCATATTTATCAGTCTCCCATTTCGTGAGCGCCTCCTCCAAAGTAGCCATTGATCAACATGCTCTTATCTCCTTCAAGTCTCTCCTCTCTGATCCATCTGAAGCATTGGCTTCCTGGGACAACACTTCCATTCATTTTTGCCACTGGAGAGGAGTCACATGTCATAACCTTGGAGGTAAACCTAGAGTCACAGCTTTAGAGCTGGAGAACCTCACCTTAGCAGGTCCAATATCTGCATCAATAGCCAACCTCACTTTTCTCGAGAAGCTCCATCTCCGTGAGAACCAACTTAAAGGCCCCATTCCACAGGAGCTTGGCCTTCTTTCTCATCTTCAAAGTCTCGATCTGAGCATAAATTCTCTTGAAGATATGATCCCGTTGTCTCTGTTTCAGAATTGTTCTAATCTCCAAAACTTCAACCTGAGTGGCAATAGTTTGCATGGTACCATCCCAGGCAATCTTAGCAGCTGTTTAAACCTACAAATCATTAGATTGGATACAAATATGTTTGAAGGAGAGATCCCAAGTGATGTCTACTCCCTCTCAAAGCTTCAGGAGCTCAACGTTTGGAATAACAGTCTCACTGGAAGAATTCCTCCTGAGATTGGGAACCTTTCAAGCTTGACAATACTTTCATTATCTGTCAACAAATTCAGAGGCCCAATTCCTTCTGAAATAGGTAACCTTTCATCCCTTGTTGAGCTTTACCTTTCAGGTAATCAACTTTCAGGTAACATCCCATCCAGTATCGGCAATCTTTGCAACCTAACTATACTCAATCTGCTTTCCAACAATCTCACCGGCACTATCCCACTAGAGATTGGGAATCTTGTCAATATGCAAGTTCTAATGCTGGCCGGAAACCATCTTTCTGGGATCATTCCTAAAAACTTGGGCCGCTTGCAAAATCTAGACGAGCTAATTCTTAGCGGTAATCAGCTAGAAGCAACAAGTATTGCTGAGTGGAGTTTTATCGATGCTTTAAGCAACTGCACCCACCTTAGAtttttggaagctgacatcaatAATTTAGGTGGCATGTTCCCCAAATCCATAGGTAATTTGTCAAAAAATCTTGTAGTGCTTAGCTTCTATCAAAACCAAATTACTGGAAGCCTTCCTGTAGAAATTGGCAATCTTAACTTATCAGCAATTATTATGTGGTCCAACAGTCTCAGTGGGCACATTCCTAAAGAACTGGGACGCATGAACAGGTTAGAAAAAATAAACCTGAGTAGCAACTTTTTGACTGGAGAAATCCCTACAGAAATTGGCAATCTTTCCAAATTGTTTAACATAGTCCTCGACACCAATAAATTGCATGGTCCAATACCGCTTAGCCTTGGAAACTGCCCGTTAACTATCTTAAGCCTTGCAGCCAACAACTTAAGTGGTAGTATACCAAAAGAAATCCTCTATATCCCCTCCCTCTCCATCATCTTCAATGTTTCAAACAATTTTTTGACAGGAACACTGCCTTTGGAAATTGGAAACTTGAGAAACATCAAAACCATAGATGTCTCAAATAACAGGCTGTCTGGTGGCTTGCCTAGCACAATCCTTGGATGTCAACTCCTGCAATATCTGTATATGCAAAATAACCTTTTCCAGGGATCAATTCCGCCGTCATTCAGTGAATTGAACGGCCTTCAAGTGTTGGACATTTCATGCAACAAATTAACTGGGCGCATCCCATTATTTAACACTatgtcttttcttaatctctccaACAACTATTTTGAAGGGGAAGTACCAGTAAGTGGGGTTTTCCAAAATTTTACTGCATTTTCCGTGTCAGGAAACAGTCAACTTTGTGGAGGTCTCCCAGAGCTCAGCTTGCCATCATGCACCCCGAGGAGAAAACGTGTGACCAAAATGTTAATTGTAGTCATTTCAGCATCGGGAGTGTTTTTTTGCATTATGCTTCTTATCTGTTTATTTGCAATTTGTCGTCCACATCAAAAATCGAGAGGATATTCTGAAATCAACTCGCACATCATGAAGCAATATAGGATGGTCACTTTTGTTGAGCTGTTCAGAGCCACAGAAGGATTCTCACCTGCCAATCTAATTGGCAAGGGAAGCTTTGGATCTGTATACAAAGGGAAGTTAAATTGGGAAGACCATGAGGAAATTGCAGTGAAGGTACTCAATCTCCAGCAAAAAGGGGCTTTAAAAAGCTTCATGTCCGAATGTGAAGCTTTAAGAAATATCAAGCATCGAAATCTCATCAAGATTTTAACATCATGTTCAAGTATTGACTTCCAAGAGAATGATTTCAAAGCTTTAGTGTTTGAATTTTTACCAAATGGCAGCCTGGAGAATTGGATCTATCCTAAAGCCAATGAGGGCACACTACAAAGGTTAAGTCTTAGCCAAAGACTGAACATAGCTATAGATGTGGCTTCAGCTTTAACATACCTCCATCATCATGGCGAGACCCCTATGATCCATTGTGATCTGAAACCAAGCAATGTCCTTTTGGATCATAACATGGTTGCACATGTGAGTGACTTTGGATTGTCCGAGTTTCTTGTCAAAACTACAAGTTCATCAAGCATGAGACAGACAAATTCAACCACATTGAAAGGGACCATAGGGTATGTTGCTCCAG AATATGGTATGACCACTAAAGTTTCAGCTAAAGGGGATGTATACAGCTTTGGAATACTTCTACTGGAGATGTTTACTGGAAAGGGGCCTACTAGTGATGCCTTCAAAGAAGGAATGAACCTCCACAAATTTGTTGAAATGGCACTTCCTACACGAATTACTGAGATATTAGACCCATATCTCTTGATGGAAATAGAAGAAGCAGGTGGCGCTGATGTTTCACCAAATGAATCAAAATTGAGAATGCTAGAGTGCTCTACTCCAGTACTTAGAGTTGGCATTTTGTGCTCAAAGGAATCACCAAAAGCTCGAATGCATATGGAAGATGCCATGAACGAATTAATCAGCATCAAGGATGCATTTCTGAGGTTGACTGTTTAA
- the LOC122038239 gene encoding F-box/kelch-repeat protein At1g15670-like — protein MVEGELIPGLPEEVARECLIRLPLDALRAAQGVCRHWKRDVASPPFHRLRKAAGLARPVIALVQSDPDRTVSTAGKHSFPSPLLYRMALFEPVTGVWTSPPMIPRRPHGLPLFCQMAAVGRELVVIGGWDPRTWAATDEIHVYDLVSGAWRRGARMPGPRRSFFASAAAEAEGRWMVFVAGGHDESKNALRSALAYDVAADAWVQLPDMTRPRDECKGFFAGGAFRVLGGYPTEAQGQFSRTAEAFDVAAWRWAAELEPALEEAASPRICVVAEQGKIYMCREGREVEMFEEGSRGGWRRVAELPREVRATLQMVAWEGGLMVLCSGGHRRALVAYVLDMDGEDEKGTKTWREVAVPWKYSGRVQASCSFLV, from the coding sequence ATGGTTGAGGGCGAGCTCATACCAGGGCTTCCGGAGGAGGTCGCCCGCGAGTGCCTCATCCGACTCCCACTCGATGCCCTCCGCGCTGCCCAGGGCGTCTGCAGGCACTGGAAGCGCGACGTCGCCTCTCCGCCCTTCCACCGCCTCCGCAAGGCGGCCGGCCTAGCTCGACCTGTCATCGCCCTCGTCCAGTCCGATCCCGACCGCACCGTCTCCACCGCCGGCAAGCACTCCTTCCCTTCCCCTCTCCTTTACCGCATGGCCCTGTTTGAACCGGTCACCGGCGTCTGGACCTCGCCCCCGATGATTCCCCGCCGTCCACACGGCCTCCCTCTCTTCTGCCAGATGGCCGCCGTCGGGAGAGAGCTGGTGGTGATCGGAGGGTGGGACCCTCGCACCTGGGCTGCTACCGACGAGATCCACGTCTACGACCTTGTGTCCGGGGCCTGGCGCCGCGGCGCGCGGATGCCGGGCCCGCGACGGTCCTTCTTTGCCAGCGCCGCCGCTGAGGCGGAGGGGCGGTGGATGGTGTTCGTGGCTGGCGGGCACGACGAAAGCAAGAACGCGCTGCGCTCCGCCCTGGCCTACGACGTGGCGGCGGACGCGTGGGTGCAGCTGCCGGACATGACGCGGCCGCGCGACGAGTGCAAGGGGTTCTTCGCCGGCGGCGCCTTTCGCGTTCTCGGGGGCTACCCCACGGAGGCGCAGGGTCAGTTCTCGCGGACCGCCGAGGCATTCGACGTGGCCGCCTGGCGGTGGGCCGCGGAACTGGAGCCTGCGCTGGAGGAGGCGGCGAGCCCGCGGATCTGCGTGGTGGCTGAGCAAGGGAAGATCTACATGTGCCGGGAGGGAAGGGAAGTGGAGATGTTTGAGGAAGGCAGCAGAGGGGGGTGGCGGCGGGTGGCGGAGCTGCCGCGGGAGGTGAGGGCGACACTGCAGATGGTGGCGTGGGAAGGGGGGCTGATGGTGCTGTGCTCAGGTGGCCACCGCCGGGCTCTGGTGGCGTATGTTTTGGACATGGACGGTGAGGATGAGAAGGGGACGAAGACGTGGCGCGAGGTCGCCGTGCCGTGGAAGTACTCGGGCCGTGTCCAGGCTTCCTGCAGCTTTCTAGTGTAG